In a genomic window of Pseudomonas mohnii:
- a CDS encoding CaiB/BaiF CoA transferase family protein, with protein MGALSHLRVLDLSRVLAGPWAGQILADLGADVIKVERPGNGDDTRAWGPPFLKDADGENTSEAAYYLSANRNKQSVTIDFTRPEGQKLVRELAAKSDILIENFKVGGLAAYGLDYASLKAINPDLIYCSITGFGQTGPYAKRAGYDFMIQGLGGLMSLTGRPEGEEGAGPVKVGVALTDILTGLYSTVAILAALAHRGQGGGGQHIDMALLDVQVACLANQAMNYLTTGNAPKRLGNAHPNIVPYQDFPTADGDFILTVGNDGQFRKFAEVAGQPQWADDPRFVTNKLRVANRAVLIPLIRQATVFKTTAEWVAQLEQAGVPCGPINDLAQMFADPQVKARGLSIELPHALAGMVPQVASPIRLSETPVEYRYAPPLLGEHTSEVLQRVLGLGADVVASFKKSGVL; from the coding sequence ATGGGCGCGCTTTCGCATCTACGGGTTCTGGATTTATCGCGGGTGCTGGCCGGGCCGTGGGCCGGACAGATTCTTGCGGACCTTGGCGCTGATGTGATCAAGGTCGAGCGTCCGGGCAATGGCGATGACACGCGTGCCTGGGGCCCGCCGTTCCTTAAAGACGCTGATGGCGAGAACACCAGCGAGGCCGCCTATTATTTGTCGGCCAATCGCAACAAGCAGTCGGTCACCATCGACTTCACGCGTCCGGAGGGGCAGAAGCTGGTGCGTGAGCTGGCGGCTAAATCGGACATCCTGATCGAGAACTTCAAGGTCGGTGGACTGGCCGCCTATGGGCTGGACTACGCGTCGCTGAAGGCGATCAATCCAGACCTGATTTATTGCTCGATCACCGGGTTTGGTCAGACCGGTCCTTATGCCAAGCGTGCGGGTTATGACTTCATGATCCAGGGGCTTGGCGGGCTCATGAGTCTGACGGGGCGACCTGAAGGTGAAGAAGGTGCGGGGCCGGTCAAGGTCGGCGTCGCGTTGACGGATATTTTGACCGGGCTTTATTCGACGGTGGCGATCCTGGCGGCGCTTGCGCATCGGGGTCAGGGCGGTGGCGGTCAGCATATTGATATGGCGTTACTGGATGTTCAGGTGGCCTGCCTGGCCAACCAGGCGATGAACTACCTGACTACCGGCAATGCACCCAAACGCCTGGGCAATGCTCATCCGAACATCGTGCCTTATCAGGATTTTCCTACGGCGGATGGCGACTTCATTCTTACAGTAGGGAACGACGGACAGTTCCGAAAATTTGCCGAGGTGGCGGGTCAGCCACAATGGGCAGACGATCCGCGGTTCGTTACCAATAAGCTGCGGGTGGCTAACCGTGCAGTGCTCATCCCGCTGATTCGTCAGGCGACGGTGTTCAAGACCACCGCTGAATGGGTGGCACAGCTGGAGCAGGCGGGAGTGCCGTGCGGGCCTATCAACGATCTTGCGCAGATGTTTGCGGATCCTCAGGTCAAGGCGCGAGGGTTGTCGATTGAGTTGCCGCATGCGTTGGCCGGGATGGTGCCGCAAGTGGCAAGCCCTATCCGGTTGTCCGAGACGCCCGTGGAATACCGTTATGCGCCTCCGCTGCTGGGAGAGCATACGTCGGAGGTTCTGCAGCGGGTGTTGGGGCTGGGCGCGGATGTGGTGGCGTCGTTTAAAAAGTCCGGAGTGCTCTAG